One Synechococcus sp. JA-2-3B'a(2-13) genomic window carries:
- a CDS encoding LysR family transcriptional regulator — MRLELLQAFLNVVETGSFLAAARLSGLTQSAISRQIQALEEAVGAPLLHRKSPVALTVAGERLLPHARRICQEWQRAQESIREWLQGQQTELCIAGIHSLIAHQLPPVLQQFCREYPEVQLRVTALGSDRALKVLRDGLVDVALVMENPLMTRGAELVVEPLYSEPIQVLMPATHPLSRYERIPWKVLAEYPQAVFKDGYAMRSLVGSHLARQGLPLKAALELNTLDAFRGVVRQGQLIALLPESALVDCCADPDLQVRPTEPPLLRRQVVMVTTSDRYRIPPIRRFLQLAAQLIRQSEVEPASGTDPHFPQPSAGLLSVL, encoded by the coding sequence GTGCGGCTGGAGTTGTTGCAAGCCTTTTTGAACGTGGTGGAAACGGGCAGCTTTTTGGCCGCTGCTCGCCTCAGCGGTCTGACCCAATCGGCTATTAGCCGCCAGATCCAGGCCCTGGAAGAAGCGGTGGGCGCTCCGCTGTTGCATCGCAAAAGCCCGGTGGCTCTAACCGTAGCTGGGGAACGGCTTTTGCCCCATGCCCGTCGCATCTGTCAAGAATGGCAGCGGGCTCAGGAAAGCATTCGAGAATGGCTGCAGGGCCAGCAAACCGAGCTCTGCATTGCTGGGATCCATTCTCTGATCGCCCATCAACTGCCGCCGGTGCTGCAACAGTTTTGCCGGGAGTATCCAGAGGTGCAGTTGCGGGTTACCGCTCTGGGCAGCGACCGCGCCTTAAAGGTGCTCAGGGATGGGCTGGTGGATGTGGCCCTGGTGATGGAGAACCCCCTGATGACGCGGGGGGCAGAGCTGGTGGTGGAGCCACTGTACTCCGAGCCAATTCAAGTATTGATGCCCGCCACCCATCCCCTCAGCCGCTACGAGCGGATCCCCTGGAAGGTGCTGGCGGAGTATCCCCAGGCTGTGTTCAAGGATGGCTATGCCATGCGCTCCTTGGTGGGATCCCATCTGGCCCGGCAGGGGCTTCCCCTGAAAGCAGCCCTGGAACTGAACACCTTGGATGCCTTTCGGGGGGTGGTGCGACAGGGGCAGCTCATTGCCCTCCTGCCGGAGTCGGCCCTGGTGGACTGCTGCGCCGATCCGGATTTGCAGGTGCGACCCACCGAGCCCCCCCTCTTGAGGCGACAGGTGGTTATGGTTACCACCAGCGATCGCTATCGGATCCCTCCCATTCGCCGGTTTTTGCAGTTGGCCGCCCAGCTTATCAGGCAGTCTGAGGTTGAGCCTGCTTCCGGTACAGATCCCCATTTCCCTCAGCCCTCTGCCGGGCTGTTGTCAGTTCTGTAG
- a CDS encoding anthranilate phosphoribosyltransferase family protein has product MSQEFRELLKKIGSGTHTHQDLSRAEAASAARMLLRGEATPAQIGAFLIAHRIKRPTAEELAGMLDAYAEDGPLLPQRDLPHPLIIFGHPYDGRSRTAPLGVLVALLLAAAGSAVLLHGSGFCPTKYGLPLEAVWRSLGVDWRGLSLERVGQLLEQTGLGFLYLPTCFPQAQALMDYRDQIGKRPPLATLELVWTPYQGPFHLVAGYVHPPTEATMLELFALREIRQFTTVKGLEGSCDLPRERAAILNQGGKRLLLKARDCHLAGPEIPFSGEKELLQQMQQVLSGDPCELTPAVLWNGGSYLWLLGHAPSLPEGIQQAEDLLRSGRVMEKLKQLIRVIDLIHLR; this is encoded by the coding sequence ATGAGCCAAGAGTTTCGCGAGCTGTTGAAAAAAATCGGCAGCGGCACCCACACCCACCAGGATCTCAGCCGGGCAGAGGCCGCCAGCGCTGCTCGAATGCTCCTGCGGGGGGAGGCCACTCCCGCCCAGATCGGGGCTTTTTTAATTGCCCACCGCATCAAGCGCCCCACTGCCGAAGAGCTGGCCGGTATGTTGGATGCCTACGCAGAAGACGGCCCTCTTCTGCCCCAACGGGATTTGCCCCATCCCTTGATCATCTTTGGCCATCCCTACGATGGCCGCTCGCGGACTGCGCCGCTGGGGGTGCTGGTGGCTTTGCTGCTGGCGGCGGCAGGGTCAGCCGTTTTGCTGCATGGCTCTGGCTTCTGTCCCACCAAGTATGGGCTGCCCTTGGAAGCGGTGTGGCGGAGCTTGGGGGTGGATTGGCGAGGGCTATCCCTGGAGCGGGTGGGGCAACTGCTGGAACAAACCGGGCTGGGATTTTTGTATTTGCCCACCTGTTTTCCCCAGGCTCAGGCTCTGATGGACTACCGGGATCAAATCGGCAAGCGCCCCCCCTTGGCCACCTTGGAACTGGTCTGGACGCCCTACCAAGGCCCCTTTCACCTGGTGGCCGGCTATGTGCATCCTCCCACCGAGGCCACGATGCTGGAGCTGTTTGCCCTGCGGGAGATCCGGCAATTTACCACCGTCAAAGGTTTGGAAGGCAGTTGCGACCTGCCGCGGGAACGGGCGGCCATTCTCAACCAGGGCGGGAAACGGCTGCTCTTGAAGGCCAGAGATTGCCACTTGGCAGGCCCGGAGATTCCCTTCTCCGGCGAGAAAGAGCTGCTCCAACAGATGCAGCAGGTGCTCAGCGGGGATCCCTGTGAACTCACCCCAGCCGTTCTCTGGAATGGGGGTAGCTATCTGTGGCTCCTCGGCCACGCCCCATCCTTGCCAGAAGGGATCCAACAGGCGGAAGACCTGCTTCGCTCTGGACGGGTGATGGAGAAGCTGAAACAACTGATCCGGGTGATCGACCTGATACATTTACGCTGA